The genomic region TGAGCTGTGTGTTGTCCAGCACCCCCTTGTGGTCGCATTGAGTACTAAAACTGTATTAAAATCCAGAGGTTTTCATGGTAGCAAAACAGTTACACTTAGGTTTTAAAAAAGATATTCACCCTGAAGAATGTAGTAGTTTTGGTTTATGTTTACAATCTTAGATATTTTAGTTTGTAGGGCTTGAGAAGCAGAAGGTGATCGGTCATATATAAAAAAGTGgatgagaaagaggagggagaatgTCAAAATAACTGTGGTCTAGTCTTAAATTCTTTTACAGTGCTATATGTACACTGTAAGCACTGGCTTAGAACGTTACTCCACCTAAATGTTATTCTAACACAAACTACTTCATCTCACTCTACATTCCAGGTCCACCTCAATCCAAGGATGTCGACATTGGGACTCTCCACGCCAAGAACCCTTTTGATCTGTGGAAGAAAGTATTTGAAGCCGTCTTCCCTCCTGAGGTAATTCCCGCACAGTTCGGACACACGCCGTGTCATTCATACAAGCTGCCACGTTAATAGACCGCTTGTGCGTTTTGCTGATCCGTTAATGGCGTGTTCCTCCAGAGCACCAGTGAGCACAACGTAGAGCTCAAGGATCCAGCCAAGGACCCCCAGTACACTGAGCCCCAGATCGACTCCATGAGGGCCCAGAAAGACATGGTATGAACCCTGTCTCTGCTCCAAGGGTTCTGCTTCTCAGCTCCCACGGTTTTCCTTGTACTGTGGTTCTGGCCAGGCCACTGTAATCCTGGCGGTCCGGTCTGTTTTGTTAGGGTTAGAAGCACATAGACCAACAGTGCATAGAATAGGGAACCAGATTAGATGGTGAAGATTTTGTTCTTCTACTCAAGCTCGTCCATTTCTGTGTCTTCTAACCACTGTTACATTACGTACATTGCTGTTGCCCCATAGTGACCCCTGTGTAATCGTCCGATTAGTGCACTTTGCATTTCTGCCACTGTGGCATTTGACCTAATGTAACCTCTAGCTTGTGTCTGGCTATGGCCTGGAGTCAAGTCTGTCAACATCATGTTGGATTTATTGTCCCTGACTTTATATAGTCCCCAGGCAGCCTTCCCACTGAGCAGGGATCATATGATGGGTGGAGTCAGCCAATAGGAGTTGAGAGACTGGAGTACTGGCCCCTGCATTGACACGTGACTAGGAATCTGAGCAGAGCCATTAGCTGGAATTCGGTTCAGATGTACCcttgataaatgttttttttatgaggaTAGAATTCAGTTCTGGGTCTGGCTGTGTATATATGTCTTTATCCACCACTATAGATTGGCTCTTTTTAGTATTCATACACGGCTTGTGTCAACTTCACTGACTCTGGGGTCAAATGTAGACTTAGCATCCAGACAGCATTCTGTTTTACAAGATCACATTGTTTGAGTGTCTTTGATggtttactttgttttattttacaatctaCTGTATatgacaatgtaaaaacaatgtaagatggatccaaaacatttgtgacaCCATTTCCCCGTTTGTCTTGTTTAAAGGAGCTGGAACAGTACAAGAGGGAGGTGTCCAAGTCTTGGAAAGGCTTGGAACTGGAAAGTTAATGGACTCATCATCTCACTTTAGTCATCAAAATGGAAGGTTCTGAAGCTCAGACATACCTTATTTTGTATCAGCCATGCCAGATACATGTACAGTCATTTAATATGTCCATACAAAAGCTAAATACATTATACTATAGAACTGACTATTTCAAGaatcattgtattttttttcaatatccCTGGTATTAGATTAATACAAGAACTTtcctacacccacacacacccaactgTGGTATCTTAAGTGTATCTTGAGTGTCTAATCATAAAAATATAGGCTATTCTGAAGAATACattatttgtctttttaaaaacaagtactttttttttttaaggcaattCTAATCCATCACACCAAACTTGCACGTCACTTTTTACAAGTGTATCACATTAGATGTAATTCCAATAGTAGGCAATACCTTATTTCTAAAGTTATAAGAACATTACAGCAGCAGGACATATTTACACTGGGTCAAAGAATGAATTACAAGATTGGTTCCTTTACTTCCGTTACATACATCACCCTGCTTAGCTCATGATGCTCTAATCCAGGGCCGGTTCTAGACACAAGCAACATAAGTGGTCCCAACCGCTAGGGTTGGGGGCCCCAAATCACAATTTGCTTAGGGCCCTCAAAAGGCTAAAGCCGGTCCAGCATTCAAAACAGCTGCTGTTGCCTTCCATGGGGAATCTACGGAATGCGCTGGCGTATTTAGCATTATACCAATGACCTCCCGCATCCCTTTCAGTTTCATCCTAATACTGCCAGGGTCCATTTCAGGGTCTGTCGAGGCGGTCTCTGATCTTGTAGCTGATGATTCCCAGCAGCACCAAGGCAGGCAGGAAGGAGTAGAGCAGGAGGAAGTCCAGTGTGTAGCGCTCCAGGGCTCCCGGGTATCCCTGGTCTATGATGTTGTCTCCGTCTGTCATCAGGCAGGCGCCTGGCCGAGGTGGGCTTCCTGTACCTGTATGGGACAGAAACGATCAACCCTAGACTCACCGCCAAGACCAGGGGATGGACAGCACAGCGCACGCTGTCAACAGTGTTGTAACTGGAGGGAAGTTGTTGTGTGCGTGTCTCACTGCAAGTGAAGTTGAGGCCGTGGAACTCGGTAACGATGAGCAGCTCACAGCCGTACTTCTGGAACGTGAGGTAGCTGAGCCACTGGAACACTACAGGCATCTGCTGGTTACTCCTGAGGAGGTAGAGGACCATCAGTACACTGTAGTCCTCAGTTCACATCTTTGCCTTTATACAGTGACCCGAGACAATACCACGGTGAAAACAGACAAGCGGGTCGGACCTGAGGAACCCGGAGCCGACCAGGATGCCGGCCACGTTGAGCAGGGCCACTCCGGTGTTGACCATGTTGGGGTCCTGCACCACTCCCATCAGCGCCAGGGTCAGCAGCTCCCCGACCATGTGCGGCACCAGAATCACCGCCGAGAAACAGAAGAAGCGCCACACCTCTGGGTTCATACCCACCACcctgagggagagggagactgtCAAGCTTGGGCTGGGGGTTGGTTCTGATCCCCTATATAGGCAACCCTGTGTAGGCCATACTGTGCTCATTGGGAACATTACCAGAGGTCTGGGCCTTGTGACCTCTATGCACTGGCAGCCAACACTTagccaccaccacccccccccccctttcctgGGTACTGGAGGCTGGATATTGACCTGGTTCTGGTCCCCTATATAGGCAACCCTGTGTAGGCCATACTGTGCTCATTGGGAACATTACCAGAGGTCTGGGCCTGGTGACCTCCATGCACTGGCAGCCAACACTTAGGTGAACAAACACCCACCAGTAGAGGAAGGAGCTGAATATCAACACGCTAACAACGCTGAATGGGATGATGTGGATGATGTAGGCCAAGAACATTTGCCACTTCTGGTACAGGCCGTCCTTACTCTCCTGATCAGCTATGGCCCTAAGAGCAGGAACTGGAAAGGCCAGTGGAGAAAAGGAACAGAAATAGTTTTCTTCTTTAATACAAATTTTCTTACAGTTTCTTTTGAACAATGTAATATGTCAGAGATGCGTGACAGAGCATTGAAGTTAACTGTCTGTGGGCTGTGTTTTTCAATTTCAAGGCCAATGATTACTATAGATTGCTGCTATCTACAACTGTTTGGGTGTTTATTGATGCTTTGTCGTCTTGAGCACCTTGGCCTGGTCCATAACTCATTCATTATCCTATGTCCTTTgtgagacatacagagacaaaaaagtTCAGTGAACTGTCTTAGTAGATCTGGAGTAAAGTTTCTGGTCAAGGTCATTGCATCAATTAATTCCACGTCAGTATATGACCATGATATGTTTTATCAGAGATACTCACAAGCAGTGTATGATATGCTTGGCAAGGTTAGACAAAAATtgccattttgttgttattgtaacTTTTCTACATTGTTTCCTGGCAGATGTGCGAGAGTATTCAGTGCATTCAgaaggtattcagacccctttactttttctacattttgttatgttacagccttattctaaaattgcTTTTTCTCATCAACCTGTACACAATATCCCatgatgacaaagcaaaaacgtAGTCTTCACAAATTAGAAaattagaaaagaaaaagaaacctAGCAATATCAaatttgcataagtattcagacctacCTGTGTTAAattcaatatatttaatttatcaAATAATTTGGAAAGGCACATGTCTATAAGGTGGAATGAACTGTCCGTAGAGCTCCTAGACAAACTGTGTAAAGGCAAACATATGGGAAAGggtaccaaaacatttctgcagcaTTGAAGGTCCCCAAACACACAGTGGGCACTATAATTCTTAAATGGAAGGAGTTTGCAACCACCAAAACCTATAGTTGAACGCCTGGCCAAACTAAGCAATCAGAGAAGAGCCTGtgagctccagagttcctgtgtggagatttgggaacctctgggagggcaaccatctctgcagcactccatcaatcatgCCTTTATGGTAGTGGCCAGACAGAAGTCACTGTTTAGTAAAAGGCACATTATTACATGTTAGGAGACTAACATAATATTCTCTTATCTGATGAAACCATAATTGAACTGAATGCCAAGCGTCATATCTGAAGGAATAAGGCACCTCTCACCATCTGGTTGATTCCATTTCTACGCTGAAGCTTGgaggtggcagcataatgctttgGGGATGATTTTCAGTGGCAGAGACTGGGAGATGGGAAAGATGAACGGAGCAAAGTACAAACAGATATTGATGAAATGCTTCTGAGACCTCGGGAGCTCAGACTGTGGCAAAGGGTCACCTTCCAGCAGAACAACAaacctaaacacacagccaagacaatacAGGAGTGGTTTCTGAGCAGGTCTGTGAATGTcattgagtggcccagccactGCCCAAATCGGATTAAACATCTGAAAAGACCTGAAAAAAGCATTGCAGTGAGATTCCCCATCTAATCTGACAGAGAATGGAAGGATCTCCCTAAATACAGGTATGCCAGGCATTACGTGTCATACTGTAAGAGTCAAGGCTGTAATCGCTGCAAAAGGGGCTTTAACAAAGGATTGAGTAAAgcggtctgaatacttatgtaaatttggtatttctgttttgtttttttaatacattttctaaaaccctttttttttttattggtcattatggggtattgtgtgtaggcTGGTGAAGAAGACAAGCGTTACCCGGAACAGCGTGTCTGTTTTAACAGAAACAGACCATGTAGATAACTCACATAAGGCCACAGCGTTCAGCATGCCGGTGTACGGCGACGCCCCCATGGCCTGGTAGATGATACCTATGCGGTCCTGTATGGCCCCCTTGGTGATGTCATTGTCCAGCCTCATGACAAAGAAGGCCACAAACAGGCCGTAGATAAGGTTCTGGGACAGACGCATCAGGACACCCATTCTGTCTCGCGACAGGTTCCTCACAGTCCTCCTGACGAAAAAGAACGGGGGGTGGTCAGTCAAGTCTGAGAATCAGGCTGGAGGTAGTTCCATCACGCCAACTTCTGTTTATCACTATGTGTATTTCCAGTTTTTAATCAATAGCTGTACGGCAGAATCAATAGCTGGAGAGGTGAGATTATCAATGCGTTTAGCTAGCCAAGTGAGGTGCTCTGACCTGAGAAGCACAGCCAGTTTGGCCAGGCCACTGGGTGACTCTTTGCTCTTGAAAGGGATGGTTGGTTTGTTTGATCGGCGGTAGCTATTTTCAGTCTGTACAAGCATGCTCCGGTAGATCTCTGAGCCCTGATAAGATGAGGTGATCTCGTGCATGCGACTGTATGTGGCGGCCTCTCTTTCACTGCAGCGCGTGTCCACTGACGTCAGATCCACTGTTGGTCCATAGGACAGATCCGGATGAAGGGTTAACATCCAGGTCTGGTCTAGACAGGGTACACACTGTGTTTAATAGATACATGACTTTACCAAAGATGTCAAAGGGGTTGCAGTATTCTGGACACTCAAAGCCGCATGCGCTGAAAAAGTCCACC from Esox lucius isolate fEsoLuc1 chromosome 5, fEsoLuc1.pri, whole genome shotgun sequence harbors:
- the abcg5 gene encoding ATP-binding cassette sub-family G member 5, whose translation is MMNGSYSLETRPEETGVRSKESFKYVSENNLAKMSGPADYEQQQPSCCLSVSNVSYRVSEQVGPWWDLHSFKKKRTRQILNGISFHVNSGQIMGILGNSGSGKTTLLDAISGRIGNSGTLLGDVSVNGRKLKREQYQDCFCYVLQSDNLLSYLTVEETLTYTAQLALRRYSAEVIHKKVLAVMAELNLSHVAHSVIGGRVFPGISGGERRRVSIAMQLLQDPKVILLDEPTTGLDSMTANQIVVLLAELAKSDRIVIVTIHQPRSELFRVFNRIAIMSKGELVFCGQPGEMVDFFSACGFECPEYCNPFDIFVDLTSVDTRCSEREAATYSRMHEITSSYQGSEIYRSMLVQTENSYRRSNKPTIPFKSKESPSGLAKLAVLLRRTVRNLSRDRMGVLMRLSQNLIYGLFVAFFVMRLDNDITKGAIQDRIGIIYQAMGASPYTGMLNAVALFPALRAIADQESKDGLYQKWQMFLAYIIHIIPFSVVSVLIFSSFLYWVVGMNPEVWRFFCFSAVILVPHMVGELLTLALMGVVQDPNMVNTGVALLNVAGILVGSGFLRSNQQMPVVFQWLSYLTFQKYGCELLIVTEFHGLNFTCSTGSPPRPGACLMTDGDNIIDQGYPGALERYTLDFLLLYSFLPALVLLGIISYKIRDRLDRP